Proteins from one Primulina huaijiensis isolate GDHJ02 chromosome 18, ASM1229523v2, whole genome shotgun sequence genomic window:
- the LOC140964930 gene encoding succinate dehydrogenase [ubiquinone] iron-sulfur subunit 3, mitochondrial, whose product MSRNLYRRVGDIFSKIDPKNRDFPTLKGRPAAQQHAEEVLDSHHTLKRGTGNDLKIKEFKIYRWSPDHPNQKPFLQSFFVDLSKCGPMVLDVLQKIKAEEDSSLSYRRSCREGICGSCAMNIDGTNTVACLKPIDADTRTATIITPLPHMYVIKDLVVDLTNFYQQYKSIEPWLKTKRPPPGGREYRQSIAERKRLDGLYECILCACCTASCPSYWWNPEEFLGPAALLHAYRWIADSRDDFTEERLQALTEDHTKLYRCRTIKNCTATCPKSLDPANAIQKMKTRHLLSRPMEKTEEQDAKAFG is encoded by the exons ATGTCGAGGAATTTGTACAGAAGAGTTGGTGATATTTTCAGCAAAATAGACCCAAAGAACAGAGATTTCCCGACTCTGAAAGGGCGTCCTGCGGCACAGCAACACGCAGAGGAAGTTCTTGACTCACATCACACGCTCAAACGAGGCACCGGAAATGATCTGAAGATCAAGGAGTTCAAAATTTACCGGTGGAGCCCAGATCACCCTAATCAGAAGCCTTTTCTTCAATCCTTTTTCGTTGATCTCTCCAAATGCGGGCCGATG gttcTGGATGTGTTGCAAAAGATAAAAGCTGAGGAAGATTCAAGTTTGAGCTATAGACGATCATGTAGAGAAGGGATATGTGGTTCGTGTGCGATGAATATTGACGGGACTAACACGGTCGCATGCCTTAAGCCGATTGATGCAGACACACGTACGGCTACGATAATCACTCCTCTGCCCCATATGTATGTGATCAAAGATTTAGTCGTTGATCTCACCAATTTCTACCAGCAGTACAA GTCAATCGAGCCATGGCTTAAGACCAAAAGGCCCCCACCGGGTGGGAGAGAGTATAGGCAAAGTATTGCTGAAAGGAAAAGACTAGATGGACTATATGAATGCATACTATGTGCTTGCTGCACCGCATCATGCCCATCCTATTGGTGGAATCCGGAGGAGTTCCTTGGACCGGCCGCATTGCTTCATGCCTACCGCTGGATTGCTGATAG TCGTGATGATTTCACTGAGGAACGTCTTCAAGCATTGACAGAAGACCATACAAAATTGTATCGTTGTAGGACTATAAAGAACTGCACGGCTACGTGCCCTAAAAGCTTGGATCCTGCTAACGCCATTCAAAAGATGAAAACCAGACATCTACTGTCACGACCAATGGAGAAGACAGAAGAACAAGATGCAAAGGCGTTCGGTTAA
- the LOC140964652 gene encoding uncharacterized protein, producing MGATSRFSALVYRGVRPRRGRRVLNEGSIFIVEIPPTISNAPTDPNAPTDSSTVPNAHNLPNSHTISNLPTVPNAHTIPNSSTVPNAHNLPNSHIVPNSPIIPNPTTVPNPPTLPNPTTVPNSPTILNSSTVPKAPNLPNSLTIPNSPTVPNTPIIPNSSTVPNTHNLPTSPTVPNALTVQNPSTVPNAHTVPNPSTVPNAPTIPNLPLYNADCIILLTHKSCILHITKMNPTFQFDAISSSSYSLSDNEEDIQFFENLQNRSNAILTIISREQNLVASYIIQQEEEVTHGGSIPGNIFIRRDREIADRKLFNDYFAENPVYNEAMFRRRFRMSRNLFLRIVDGIQNHDVYLIQRSDSLGRLGLSTNQKATAALRMLAYALPADATDEYIQIGESTAIQCMQRFCRAIVEVFAKQYLRSPAANDVARLLYIGKQRGFPGILFYNLAQGIAPPAHYNIGSNEYDTGYYLADSIYPKWSTIVQTIHDPRGLKKQYFAMKQESCRKDVERAFGVLRSRFAIVASPARGWKKNHLHDIMKACIIMHNMIIEDERDLSEPIQDAREAPTPVLEIVVNEHIRFQEFLARYKKIKDKDAYFALRNSLIDHLWDEYGHSNI from the exons GAgtatatttatagtagaaattcCACCTACTATTTCAAATGCTCCTACCGATCCAAATGCACCTACCGATTCATCTACCGTTCCTAATGCACATAACCTTCCAAATTCACATACCATTTCAAATTTACCTACCGTTCCAAATGCACATACCATTCCAAATTCATCTACCGTTCCAAATGCACATAACCTTCCAAATTCACATATCGTTCCAAATTCACCTATCATTCCAAATCCAACTACCGTTCCAAATCCACCTACCCTTCCAAATCCAACTACCGTTCCAAATTCACCTACCATTCTAAATTCATCTACCGTTCCAAAGGCACCTAACCTTCCAAATTCACTTACCATTCCAAATTCACCTACTGTTCCAAATACACCTATCATCCCAAATTCATCTACCGTTCCAAATACACATAACCTTCCAACTTCACCTACCGTTCCAAATGCACTTACCGTTCAAAATCCATCTACCGTTCCAAATGCACATACCGTTCCAAATCCATCTACCGTTCCAAATGCACCTACCATTCCAAATCTACCATTATATAATGCGGATTGTATTATCCTACTAACACATAAATCTTGCATTCTTCATATCACAAAAATGAATCCGACTTTTCAATTTGATGCAATATCATCTAGCTCTTATTCATTGTCAGATAACGAAGAAGATATTCAATTCTTCGAAAATCTCCAAAACAGAAGCAATGCAATACTGACAATTATATCTCGAGAACAAAATTTGGTTGCTTCCTACATCATCcaacaagaagaagaagtcaCACATGGAGGTTCAATTCCGGGTAACATATTCATTCGACGCGACCGTGAAATTGCTGATCGTAAGTTGTTTAACGACTATTTTGCTGAAAATCCAGTATATAATGAAGCAATGTTCCGTAGACGATTTCGAATGTCTCGGAATCTTTTCCTTCGGATAGTAGATGGTATACAGAATCACGATGTTTATTTAATACAACGAAGTGATAGTTTGGGACGGCTCGGACTGTCGACTAATCAAAAAGCAACTGCTGCATTGAGAATGCTAGCATATGCCTTACCTGCAGATGCTACTGATGAATACATCCAAATAGGAGAATCGACTGCAATTCAGTGTATGCAACGCTTTTGTCGAGCTATAGTGGAAGTTTTTGCTAAGCAGTACTTGAGATCACCTGCGGCCAATGATGTTGCTAGACTACTCTATATTGGCAAACAACGAGGTTTTCCTGGAAT TCTATTTTATAATCTTGCACAAGGAATTGCTCCTCCAGCTCATTACAATATTGGAAGCAATGAATATGATACTGGATATTATCTAGCTGATAGTATTTATCCGAAATGGTCAACTATTGTGCAGACTATCCATGATCCGCGTGGTCTAAAGAAGCAGTATTTTGCGATGAAACAAGAGTCATGCAGGAAAGATGTGGAGCGTGCATTTGGCGTTCTTCGATCACGATTTGCAATTGTGGCATCTCCCGCCCGTGGTTGGaagaaaaatcatttgcatgatATAATGAAAGCATGCATTATAATGCACAATATGATAATCGAAGATGAACGTGATCTTAGTGAACCAATTCAAGATGCGAGGGAAGCACCGACTCCAGTGttagaaattgttgtcaatgAACATATcagatttcaagaatttctcgctcgatataaaaaaataaaagacaaagacGCCTACTTTGCATtacgaaattctttgattgaTCATTTATGGGATGAATATGgtcattcaaatatttga